Proteins found in one Sorghum bicolor cultivar BTx623 chromosome 1, Sorghum_bicolor_NCBIv3, whole genome shotgun sequence genomic segment:
- the LOC110430717 gene encoding cytochrome P450 709B2-like → MASVLLVASATALLALAAAWLWDYAVVRLLWRPRAVAGMFRAQGVRGPPCSFLRGNNHEMRRMKAAADALRLDVRDHNYLPRVMPHFLTWKQQYGGPFLYWFGPQPRICLLDYESVRQVLFNKSGHFFKNDAHPTILAMLGKGLVLVEGTDWVRHRRVVNPAFAMDKLKMMTATMVSCAESLIKEWEQLASRNESREVEVEFSKQFQDLTADVISHTGFGSSYKEGKEVFHTQKQLLALAMATLLNVQLPGFKYLPTKNNRLKWMLEKKIKTMLMAIIQPRLASNGGGYGDDLLGLMLEACLTTEQGDKRDELTLTMDEIIDECKTFFFAGHETTSHLLTWTMFLLSVYPEWQERLREEVLRECGKENPTADMLNKLKEMTMVLLETLRLYGPVLLMLRKPISDIRLGSLSIPKGNGIVIPIPFLHRDKEVWGDNANDFDPLRFENGITNAAKTPQALLSFSIGPRSCIGQNFAMLEAKSVMAMILKKFSFTLSSSYVHAPADHITLQPKFGLPIVLRPLDV, encoded by the exons ATGGCGTCCGTGCTGCTCGTGGCCTCGGCGACGGCGCTCCTGGCGCTGGCGGCGGCCTGGCTCTGGGACTACGCCGTGGTGCGCCTCCTGTGGCGGCCCCGCGCCGTGGCCGGCATGTTCAGGGCGCAGGGGGTCCGCGGACCGCCCTGCAGCTTCCTCAGGGGCAACAACCACGAGATGAGGAGGATGAAGGCGGCGGCCGACGCGCTTCGGCTGGACGTCCGCGACCACAACTACCTCCCCAGGGTGATGCCCCACTTCCTCACCTGGAAGCAACAGTACG GAGGGCCATTTCTGTACTGGTTCGGTCCACAGCCCCGGATCTGCCTCCTCGATTACGAGTCGGTAAGGCAGGTTCTTTTTAACAAGTCGGGCCATTTCTTCAAGAACGATGCGCACCCGACTATCCTGGCAATGCTCGGCAAAGGCTTGGTTTTGGTGGAAGGCACTGACTGGGTGCGCCATCGAAGGGTGGTCAACCCAGCTTTTGCTATGGACAAACTCAAG ATGATGACGGCGACGATGGTCAGCTGTGCTGAGTCATTGATCAAGGAGTGGGAACAGCTTGCGTCCAGGAACGAAAGCAGAGAAGTGGAAGTGGAATTCAGCAAACAATTTCAGGACTTGACGGCAGACGTCATATCCCATACTGGTTTTGGAAGCAGTTATAAGGAGGGCAAAGAGGTCTTCCATACGCAGAAGCAGCTCCTGGCACTAGCCATGGCAACTCTCCTCAATGTGCAACTGCCAGGATTCAA GTATCTTCCTACTAAAAACAACAGACTGAAGTGGATGCTAGAGAAGAAGATTAAGACGATGCTCATGGCAATCATACAGCCCCGGTTGGCATCCAATGGAGGTGGATACGGAGACGATCTGCTCGGTCTCATGCTTGAGGCTTGCCTCACAACAGAACAAGGAGACAAACGAGATGAGTTGACCCTGACCATGGATGAGATCATAGACGAGTGCAAGACGTTCTTCTTTGCCGGCCATGAGACCACATCCCATTTGCTTACCTGGACAATGTTCTTGCTTAGTGTTTATCCAGAATGGCAGGAACGGCTAAGAGAGGAGGTCCTGAGAGAATGTGGAAAGGAAAATCCTACTGCAGACATGCTTAACAAACTGAAAGAG ATGACGATGGTGCTCCTTGAGACACTGAGACTCTACGGTCCTGTTTTGCTCATGCTAAGAAAGCCTATCTCCGATATAAGATTGGGAAGCCTCAGCATACCTAAAGGCAATGGAATTGTCATACCTATTCCATTTCTCCACCGAGACAAAGAGGTTTGGGGTGACAATGCCAATGATTTTGATCCATTGAGGTTTGAGAATGGCATCACAAATGCAGCAAAGACCCCACAAGCTCTTTTATCATTCTCAATAGGACCAAGGTCATGCATCGGTCAGAACTTCGCAATGTTAGAAGCAAAGTCAGTTATGGCCATGATCCTGAAGAAATTCTCCTTCACACTTTCCTCAAGTTATGTGCATGCACCTGCGGATCATATAACGCTTCAGCCTAAGTTCGGTCTTCCCATAGTTTTGAGGCCACTGGATGTATGA